The following is a genomic window from Exiguobacterium sibiricum 7-3.
ATTCCAAACATTCCCCATGATAGTGTGCCAATCGGTTCTACGGAAGACGATAATGTCGTCATCCGGGAAGTCGGTGACAAACCGGCATTTGATTTTGAAGCTGTACCGCACTGGGATTTGATGGAGCAGTTAAAAATCGTTGATGTCGAACGGGCCGGAAAAGTAACGGGCAGTCGCTTCGTCTTTTACCGCGGCGCCGGTGCGCGTCTCGAGCGGGCCTTAATCAACTTCATGATGGATTTACACCAGGATAAAAATGGTTATACGGAAATCCTGCCTCCACTGATGGTCAACCGCGATTCTATGACAGGAACGGGGCAACTTCCAAAGTTTGAGGAAGATGCGTTCAAAGTCGAAGACACAAACTATTTCCTCGTCCCGACAGCAGAAGTACCTGTGACGAACATGCACCGGGACGAAATTCTGTCAGCGGATCAATTACCAATCGGTTATGCAGCCTACAGCCAATGTTTCCGGTCTGAAGCAGGTTCTGCCGGCCGTGATACCCGCGGGTTAATCCGTCAGCACCAATTCAACAAAGTGGAACTGGTCCGCTTCGTCAAACCGGAAGAATCATATGAACAGCTCGAATTATTGACAGGACAAGCAGAGGACGTCTTGAAATTACTCAAACTCCCGTATCAAGTCCTCAGCATGTGTACAGCGGATCTTGGTTT
Proteins encoded in this region:
- the serS gene encoding serine--tRNA ligase; the encoded protein is MIDIKRLRQDFDAIQEKLAHRGEDLTDMNRFIALDEKRRELIAKTEVLKAERNEATKKIAELKRNKENADEAISAMRQVGDEVKALDEELREVEATLNLLLLGIPNIPHDSVPIGSTEDDNVVIREVGDKPAFDFEAVPHWDLMEQLKIVDVERAGKVTGSRFVFYRGAGARLERALINFMMDLHQDKNGYTEILPPLMVNRDSMTGTGQLPKFEEDAFKVEDTNYFLVPTAEVPVTNMHRDEILSADQLPIGYAAYSQCFRSEAGSAGRDTRGLIRQHQFNKVELVRFVKPEESYEQLELLTGQAEDVLKLLKLPYQVLSMCTADLGFTAAKKYDIEVWMPSQGVYREISSCSNFEDFQARRAQIRFRREANAKPEFVHTLNGSALAVGRTVAAILENYQQADGSVVIPEVLRPYMGGLEVIQG